In Zingiber officinale cultivar Zhangliang chromosome 3A, Zo_v1.1, whole genome shotgun sequence, the DNA window AGTTAAGGTTGCCTTAATAATTGTattaagatgagatcatttatgtaatgatcagaGTAAATGAACCCACTATTTATTGAATCTACTTAAGGTCAGATTGGAATTCAgatgttgaatttaggattagacattaggtatatctagatcgaaatctgtacaatgttaaatttttaagaaaaccaTGTGGTCTTTTTAGTAAATAGAATAACATTATagtatgtgattcataccacatgtgctatgacgACAATAAGAGTAGTAGAAGAATAGATCTCTgctctctactatgtgagacccttgagattataagttaatcttaatcttaccctaagtgactatttagttatctacttgaagttttgatcagtgtctactactttagcatgtttcctattggctatgggtaATTCGGTCTATATAGCATAACTAGGGAAacaactgattagaatgaataaattctagctaaaaaggaagattaaatagatttacatcttttgatattatttactagtcgacccatttctgttgtGTATAGAAATTTTTGTGAACATTTGAATATGGAACAtgttcttgacataatagtcattatgaggggttagagatgttcatattgatgtagaTGTGACAATAATTTAATCTAGAGTAAAGGTAAGTTATTGACGTCTCTGATTTGTTCTATAGAACAGCTATGTAAGGTGCAACAATTTTCTTAGCAATaattgctcagtgtgcttgctatcgcacgaaccattttccctaacgTATGAAttagatgttcttatttggtctttgtgattaATTAGTGTTTTCCTTTGATTTTTGTGACTTGATTAtaatatagtctatgtgacttacatGGTCTTTCTAACTAGTAAACTTTTATGTATTGACTTGGAGGAGTGAGAGATATAGGAGTTATGAAGATAAAAGGGTGTATctccccttcttcttccttctttatgAGTGACCCTTCACCTTCTTCCTTTATGAGCGACATTATTGTTGCTTGTCTTTATATAAGAGGTGTCCAAGGAATCGAAAGAAAAGAGGGGGGTGAGCAAGTCATCGGTGAAAAAGAACATATTTGGTTTGTGAATTTTGAAGAGTTTTCTGATTCGTTCGTGATTGTTCTTCCGACAACAAGTGAAGATCTATGGAagatcactgtgagttttacAGATTTCGTATTTCTGTATTTCATAATTTAAAATCAACAAAGAATTCCTAACAAAATGAAAGATTTACCTCCCCTAGATATGATGAATCGACATTAATattaacacaagaagaggaattAGAAAAACTTGTTATCGTTggtggaagaaaggaagaggcggaggatgaagaagaaagacTTGTTGGTGGTggaagaaaagaaggagagataggGGAGGAACAAAAAAAACAAAGACTTGTTGGTGGAGCATTAGAAGAGATGGAGGAAGAGATAGGAGCGAAAATTCAATTCTTAATTGTTGAATTATTTTTTTGCTCTTGTCCCTTAAATTTAGTCACAAGTCTTCTTCATCCTCTCTACTTCATCTTGTAAGTTTAGGAATTTGTAAATTTACTCACAagccttattttaaaaaataataataatagagatcAATATCGTACAAAATTTGTAAGGTTatgaataaattatttttcataaaaaataaaatataataattttgattaaaaatagtATGTAATTGTTTTATTTGAAATtatatgattattttttattaaattttaaatctaaacATATAGATAACTTTATATGATTATTGATGAGCACTGTTATTTTTTTCTTCGCATTTTTATAGTGACCAACtttatctaaattcttttggatACATTTCTCTTTCATTATCCATGCATTATTCTTTTTTTACTTCTCGTTGACTCTTCTCAATGTGATCTTCATCTCTATGTCCGGGCTATTTATATTCCTCTTCTAGCACTAACATCATATCAAAATCGACTCGAAAGTCCATCAAATATGAGTGGACAAAAGGAATAACCTGAAGTTAGTGCAAATACTTTAGCATTAAATGTTGAATTGATGATGGTCCAATGAAAGGAAGTGAATAAATAatgaacttttcttttaaatagcATAAACTCAAACATGGGGTTTgccaaataaataataaaataaataaacactcACAAGTTTATTCCCCCTTGTTATCTTTTAAGAAGCTTTATCCTCTTTCTAATCAAAGATTGTATAGTCAACGAGGTGTTCTACCACAATCTATCTAGGTTAAGTTCTTTGCATCTCTCCATTTAATTTCAACTCCTTTAGAATCCAAGATAAGGTATTAACATGATTTACATTTGTCCGAATGGATCCTTATTGATTAGTGTCATTACTTTTGATATGTTGGGCTAGGAATTGGGGATTCGTTTCCTATCTTTTCAAGTATTGATGTCGACCTGTTCTCGTTCTCTCTTTGTACTTTATCCGCCGCCATCATTTTAACATCTTCGAATATAATAATTAGACATACCCTCTTTTGGCTTCTATAAGTCTTAAGAGATATAAAGTATCCATCAACAATCAAATAATTCTTTCAATTTGGGTAAGTGTTTTTTATTTAAATGTCAATAGAGGATGCTTTGACCACATCCCTTATTTTTTCCGGGACTATGGTACAATAGTAAGGACACTCAATTATTTCACAGATATCTAtgatttagatttttttctttaaataggATTTACAAGTAAAGAATACTAGATTTTTAGATCGTCTACTATAAATATTTCTCAATTTTTTCTGATAAAAAATTTCAATGAAACTAAATTGATCACTTTAGAATCAACGTTACCCAATCTATTAATCACATAAAATCCTCAATCAAGAACTGTAAGCATGCCTCCATACGATGATTTCATTGGTCAAGGTGACAATCAGCCATGCTTGCTTAGAATAAATTCCACGATGATGAATCACGACGCATTATCAATCACACTAAGAAGAATTTATTATGGGCAAAAATGCTTTTTTTTATTAGAATTGTCAAAAAAAAAGTCTCTTTTTCATGTATTATCAAAGAATATCCTATTACCCTACTATATATTTGACTTTTTAAAATTATCCTTATTTTTGATATTGTTATAGTAAGTATGAGTTCATAGTTACTATAAAATTAAAGCAAATACGATTTCACAACTTCTGCAGCTTAAACATTTCAATGATCAATTTTAATAATTGGTAACTACTATTACAATATGAATTATTTCAAAATTGTGATGGAGTAATTTTATAACTATCCTAAATATGAACACTTTATCTCTCTATCAACATTAGTGAACACTAATTATGTTGATAAATATTATACTATAGCAGCTATAAATCATagctaatattttatatttgatcAACACTAATAGAGTTGTAAACGAGCTAAAACGAGTCAAGTTTTGTgatgttcaagtttatttgataagataaacgAGTCAAGTCACATCGAGCCCAAAATAAATCAAGtcattgaaatgattgttcaagcttggcttgatttattttttctgagtttgagcttggtttaatattatcaaactctcaattcaaatttatttaattgtttgaaatttttacattttaagcttgttgattaattattgaatttgataatataaatttgtttattcatttaaaatattttttatctatTTAATATGTTAATAAGAGCTTTATTGATAAATATTGTTCACGGACAAATGTTGTTTACGAACATTAACAAATTGAACACATGTGTTCAAGCTCGTTTGTAACGAGttgtttaagtttatttatttaattgattttatatgtattgagtaaacataaataaactcttaacaaattgatcactaaatttatttatgaatGTTTGTAGAAGTTGCTTGTAACTGATATAACTCTATCATTATAGTAGCTATGAAATTAACTGCTATAATTATATAACAACTACTTGATTGTAGCTATTATAATCTAACAGCTCCAAACTTCTAGTTGATATAACAAtgttaaaattaaggacaatttCAAAAAGTAAAATAAACAATGGGGGAATAAGACACTCTTTGAATAATAAATGAAAGACGGATGCCCCTTAATGATcctaataaaaattctaataaaaaaaagGATGCCTTTTAATTTTTACCCATTTATTATTAGTATACCTCAGTCAAAGGTGGTGCCCATTCTGCTCTTGTGGTAGGTTCGTTCCCTGAGGACAACTTTTTCAAAGACTAATTTCTCTGCGATGGAGCTCAGAAAGCTTCTGTTTCTAGACAAGAATCTCATTAACACGAGGAAAATTTTGCCTTGGCAAATGCTGATGTTAATTGCAACAATTTATGAAAAGGCACTGCAACAGTTGGATGTGAGGATGATACCATTCTTCTACCAAGTAATTCCAAAGGCCAAAATAGATGACAGTTCAATGCTCGAACCGTCGAACAGGTAACATAAATTCTAAGACGACAAAATGTCTCTTGGATTATAACATGACTAACAAGAcaagaaaagaatgaaaatttCACAAGATACGATGCCATCTTATCCCTAACACTTCTCCAATTGCATAATTATAAAAGCTCAATAGTTGCAAACGTATGAGGAACTAAaatgtaaacatgaaaaactctcAAACAGACCAAAAAATCTCAACGCCTAGTAGTACGGACTTAAGAACACTGGAATTAGAGCCACTCTAATGTCCATATATATCTTACTAGAAACATGACATTGTCAATATCAAGCCATCCGACGGACATAAACTCAAAGGTGATGCAACTCCAGTAGCCAAATACTATTTGAAAATAATCTATCACCAGCCCACATGCCATATTGTTCTTTCACAGCATTCTTTACCTGGTCGTCCTTGTCCTACAGCTGGTAAAATTCACTGCAATTTTTATTTGTCCATCGTTAGATGATAATGGGTGCAGGAAAACTATAGTTTCAGACATTTAAATTACTAGGATTATGACAGAAATAGTGGAGCATAAATAAACACCTGAGCATCTTCACCTGCTCCACCCTTTGCAGGATCATCTGCTGCGGCCAATCAAAACAGCAATCACAAAGCAAGAAAAGACATTATTCTTCATTAGCTCAAGCATAAGAGAAGGAATTGTTTTGTTTTAGCAAACaacaattatattacacataagGGTTGAGAGTTGAGCGGCCTAGAATGAACTGAAATTTCATGGGTTCCTAGATTGTATAAGAAAGCAGGCATCATACATAAGTCATCTTTTATTGTTTCCTAAGGTTAAGATTAGGTTCAACCTCCCGACTAAGTCACTATTAAATTATTGACATGAAAAAGCCAAAGAAAACAGTATTGTTCAACTCATAAAACAGTGTGCTATAAGGCTGGCCATGTTTGTTATATTGAACcactagaaaattttcaaattgaaccaaaccaaaataatttgaaaatttcaGACTAATCTAATGAGCCTCCAAACCGTACCCAAATGAACCTGAAATTTCTCTATTTTCAAACCCATATTGAATTGATAAACTGAATTTATATAGTTAAGGTGATAACTTCATCACAGGTTTGTTGATACCTCTAGTTAAAATAAATTGCAACCTAAAATGCATGCCATTATTGTACTCAATTTCACCAAGAAAATGAACATAGAAGACTGGAGTTGGAACTTTAGAACCCGTTGCTGCTATTGCCATTATTTCTGTCCATGTTCTGATAATAGAAAAAACACTCTAAGGGCTTTCGCTCTAAGGGTTTTGTTGATTGCTAGGTTGGGTACTTCCAAATAATAACTTCtctatgcataaaagaaaacttccTGATGACACTACTTCCTCAATTCTCAGTCAAtattgaacacattcccaaagaAATAAGAGTGAAGGATTATCAAATATATAGAATTATCCCTAGTTCTTTTCTCCAGTGAAAATTAAAATGAAGTAGCATATGGTATGAATCTCACATATATAAAAGACCATAAGCAATCACTTTTAGTGCCTAAAGCTTATTTGTAGTTTACATGCAAATATGCCATGAAATAGCACAATAGCATAACACGAATTCTATAATGCAACATTATTTAACATGGCATGTGCATAAATCCTGATTATATACTTAATATTACCACTATCCTCAGGGATGTCATTGGTCCACAATGTGAGGTTATCCCTCAGAAGTTGCATAATCAGTGTGCTATCTTTGTATGATTCCTCACTCAATGTATCCAACTCAGAAATCGCTTCATCAAAAGCTTGCTTAGCAAGATGGCAAGCCCTGGATACAGATCCAAATAGCATGAAATCTGtactaatataaaaaataaaataaaagatttaataataaaatttaagcaGGTCATACCTTTCTGGCGAGTTCAAGATCTCATAGTAGAACACAGAGAAGTTCAACGCCAAACCCAGTCGAATTGGATGTGTAGGAGACAATTCAGACTCAGCTGTACTTGTAGCTGCCTGTGAGCAAGTTCAAGAGAAAAATATAAAACCTGACCGGAACAATTGTTTAAATAATGAGTGTAAAGAAAAGCCAACTTAGCGCCTCACCAGTAAATTTCCAGGATGAAcacagattaaaaaaaaaaacctgacGATGAAAAACAAAAGAATTTCTTGTTTCCCATTGTCTATGGAAAATCCGACCTATTTCCCAATCTTCTTTGTCAAAATTTTTATTATCTAGGAATAATTCTAAGGAAAAGGATCTGGTTTTCAAATAGTACATATAGAGATAAAATCTTCTCAAGCAAAGTGCACAAACACAAGGGAAGTGTTTCTTTGGAAGGATAAAGCATAAAAGAAGAAAGAGACCGGATGGAaacaagggaaaaaggaaaaggaaaatcgaAATTCTCAAATTACATTTCCTAATGGAAACAATGGAAAAAGTTGTCCTTGAAAAATCCTCATTTTTGTTGAAGGCTGAGACTGGATGGTAACAGACAAAGGGCAGGTGGCCCCAAATCGCAAAGATTCTGATACAAGTAATAATACCAACATTGTAATTTTACAACTGCGCATTGACGTGCTGATAATCTTAGAGGCAAAACAGATCTAGGACCGAAAATAGTAGCGAAATTCGAGACCATTCAGGACAAAAAGGATACCTCATACGCTTTCAGGGACTGATCTGCAACATCCTTTTTTTCGTTTCCAGTCTTGAATTCTGCCAGGTAGCGGTAATAATCTCCCTTCCTACATTTACAACCAGATACCGAAGTTAATCCTCAGAGCCTCTTTCAGTTGATCCAAACTTTCAGATCTAGCTCACATCTTGTTGTAGAAGACCAACGGTTCCGCAGCCGTCGAAGACGGAATGAGATGCTCGTCGATCACAGTCATGATGTCGCTGCAGATGTCAGAGAGCTCCGACTCCACCTTCAGCCTGTACTCCTTTATCATCTTCGCGTGCTGCTCGTTCCCCCTAGCCTCCTCCTTCTGCGCAATCGAGTTGAACACCCTCCACGCGGCCCGCCGCGCGCCAATCACGTTCTTGTATCCCACCGACAGCAGGTTCCGCTCCTCCACGGTGAGCTCGACGTCGAGCTTCGCCGCCTTCTTCATCACCTCCACCATATCTGCGCAAGAAAACACCACCAGATGAACTCCAATTCCAGTATCCAGCAGTTCCGCCACGGCGCTAGGATTTGGACGTCAGAAAAACGAAGAAGCGGACGCGTACCATCGTAGCGCTCGGCCTGCTCGGCGAGCTTGGCAGTGTAGACGAAGCTCTCGCGTTCCTTCGGCGACGCCATGGGAGACAAGGCCGGACTGAATCGATCTCCTCtgcttcttttctctcttccttcttcctctccgcCAGGGAGCGCCGGCTACGACGAGAAAAACAAAAGCAGAGGAAGAAAGCAAAGACGACAAAACGAGAGAGCGAAGAAAAGCTGGCCCTACGATGAATGGTCGCAGCAGTTACTATCCGTTGGATTGAATGGGCACGACATTACAATACGGGTCTCTGCATCGAACCCATTGCTAATGATTAGATGCGGAGAATGGGTTGGGTCGGTGGCCAACCCAGCAATGCCGTCCTTTCACCACGCATCGTGCTTTActtatatatttatttctttcgcgtttatttatttttcttttaaaatacctttaacccaatatattttcttttcggtagtattttattcttatatttaaaaaataatatttaactgACAAAAGTTAAATACGAGAAATcttataaaaataattatgtcttcatctttttttttttatttttcaatactaataataaaagaaaaaattatattaattaattattatatctttagtaaaaatcttcataaaattcatatatatacaccaacataaataataaaaaaataataattctaaaaGGGATAACTAACTAAAAACTCATTCCATTATCCTCACCaaataaaaaagaacaaaaattttaaattgataaatctaaatcaaatgaagatgaaataaagttcaaaattaaaaattttctcctTGTCATCAAATATGCGATACAATAAAGTAGAAGTGattttgattcattaatttagatttctgatttttttttttttttttttttgatttggtGAGAGTAGTGAAATGAGTTTTTAACTGGTTATCTCTTTTAAAGTGAttgtttttatgttatttatgcATATGCGTGTATAAATTTTGTGAGAATTTTTATCGAAAGATACAACTCGGTCAATGTAATATGTTTTTCCCTCTTCAAGTTATTAAcaaaaaatgatgaaaaagaaaaaggtacaattattttttattcatTATCTGTCATATTTGATGATAAAGAGTagatttttaataatgaaatttggtctATGTTCATTTGATTTTAGTTcatcaatttagaattttgattattttttaatttgatgaGAATGGTagagtgagttttttttttttttttttttttgctgattaTCCAATCAATTCAATGTATTTTCTCTTTtgagattattattaaaaataatattattattttgagattattattaaaaattgattaaaaaagattaggatataattatcttttataatatttttcacGTATGACTTTTGATAAGGGAAAAataactattattttttaaatatagagGATAAAATGCtattggatgaaaaataaagGGGTTATAAGTATTTTACCCTTTTATAATTAATGTGTTAAAAGTTTATCCTACaacttaaatatatatttaaaaattgacCTGTAAATATTCGTCCctatttaaattttaacttttatTTCTGTCAGCTTTAACCTACTAAATCCGCAAGGGAGATATTTTAAAATTGTAAATAGTTCGTCAAAATTAGCATAAAAATAGTTTTACATTTTAGGATGCAAGATTTTAGTATTGACCATCTTTGCTCGAGATATAAGACATATtctgaattaaaattatataattcagatttatttgttaaatggcCTTGGTTGATAATCTTAAATTGACTGAaggaaggaaaatttattgtatcATCGTCACTGCCAAGAGATGCCATTTGTTATGTAGAGAGAAAACAACACCTCTCAATCTCTAATatagatgaagaaaaaaaaaatcacgcAGAGTAATGAAACAAAGACgcacaagaaaagagcaagtatgaggaaagagaagaagaagagttatcgTAGTTCGGCAATGTGCTTACTCCATAAAAACGGTTGAAGCTTTATTaaaattctctttactaaaaaaaaaCACATTCAATAATTCTCATCAttgtacaataggtttacaatgattcTTATAAATAGTTCATAAACCCTAGACTcgataaaatcataataaaattttattatgaaaaaatgTAACCgaattttattatataaaatcgtaacagaattttattacgaaaaatcttaatagatttttcttccatgacatccatCACATTGACCTTCATCCAAATTTGAGTTACctgtcaacaatctccaccttggcgaatattcaccccttcaaAGAATCGAGTATCTGAACAAAACTCCACCTAGATCTCTCGGTCTAGGCGttcttcctctagcatctagagatatggatcaagttcaagtaATGCTTGAACTTCTCTGTGGTCATTGGATTTATCAGCATGTCTGCAATATTATatgcaaaattttattatataaaatcgtaacaaaattttattacaaaaaatcttaacagatttttcttccatgatatcCATCACATTgatcttcatccaaatatgagctacccatcaacaatctccaccttcgCGAATATTCACCCCTTGAAAGAATACGAGTATCTGAACAAAACTCCACCTAGATCTCTGGGTCTAGGCTttcttcctctagcatctagagatatggatcaaatTCAAGCAATACTTGAACTTCTTTGTGGTCACTAGATTTATCAGCATGTCTGCAATATTATATGCaatgtgaaccttctcaagttgaatttccccaGAAGCAATCAGCTCTCTAATCTTATGAAATctcacatcaatgtgtttggttttcctatgatacacctgattctttgacaaatagatagcactctaaCTATTGCATAATAGTTTGACTCCACCTTGTTGAACGCTCAGTTCTCTGACCAATCCTGTAATCCATAAAGCTTCCTTCGTCGTTTCAGCTGCTATCATGTATTTTGACTCTGTAGTAGACAATATAATAATAGATTGTATCATTGATTTCCAACAGATAGGTCCTCCTACCACAGTGAACATGTATCCTATAGTAGACCTCCTATCATCTAAATCTCCTACATAGTCTACATCTACATACTCACTAATTGAAAAATCTTCCGGTTATCTACTAAATATGATGCCATAATCATCgatatttctcaagtatctgaaaatccacTTCACTGCATCCTAATGTGGTTGATtgaatttgagagaaacttgctcatCATACTAACTACTTGCGCTAAATctattggtgcggaaagcatccgacgatcgaatccgagttttgataatgacaaaggattcaaagttaaggttatttattatctaatatggttgaatgagcttgcaggaaaagtcctaaggtctcttaggcaaaagtcctagctgcggttaggcaagtgaaaaccctagggggtggtaaccttaggtcctagagggtggaaaccctaggtggaaagactTGGCAAGTCGAGGTCTTCGgccaaaagtcctagagtcggggactctaggtgaaaagtcctagtgtcgcgaaccaggtgaaagtctggg includes these proteins:
- the LOC122051893 gene encoding 14-3-3-like protein B isoform X1; this encodes MASPKERESFVYTAKLAEQAERYDDMVEVMKKAAKLDVELTVEERNLLSVGYKNVIGARRAAWRVFNSIAQKEEARGNEQHAKMIKEYRLKVESELSDICSDIMTVIDEHLIPSSTAAEPLVFYNKMKGDYYRYLAEFKTGNEKKDVADQSLKAYEAATSTAESELSPTHPIRLGLALNFSVFYYEILNSPERACHLAKQAFDEAISELDTLSEESYKDSTLIMQLLRDNLTLWTNDIPEDSADDPAKGGAGEDAQ
- the LOC122051893 gene encoding 14-3-3 protein 9-like isoform X2 — encoded protein: MASPKERESFVYTAKLAEQAERYDDMVEVMKKAAKLDVELTVEERNLLSVGYKNVIGARRAAWRVFNSIAQKEEARGNEQHAKMIKEYRLKVESELSDICSDIMTVIDEHLIPSSTAAEPLVFYNKMKGDYYRYLAEFKTGNEKKDVADQSLKAYEAATSTAESELSPTHPIRLGLALNFSVFYYEILNSPERACHLAKQAFDEAISELDTLSEESYKDSTLIMQLLRDNLTLWTNDIPEDSDDPAKGGAGEDAQ